One region of Clavibacter michiganensis subsp. tessellarius genomic DNA includes:
- a CDS encoding MerR family transcriptional regulator codes for MHPSPTPPRSVKIGDAAAFAGTTPRAIRHYHRIGLLPEPERGADDRRRYGHDDMMRLLWILRTVDAGIALADIRDAFLDAGPTDAGAGSGDAEADARPDTDAMLERLDASLAEREAEIGRQRLAVQRMRARGSRLGLLSDFVARRLDDLPAGSVRPADLDALLVMERMFGPLGAAVHASRAVALATHPELRAQADRVDAAEEALDDSVAVDDPRVAEVAAERHAFERALDAAIRESGQHEDDDALFDEWERLHPDGSDGSADEPGAGPSRGHGSLTAAQALTRMPYDLSPARLRCMELVVELSMPDWADA; via the coding sequence ATGCACCCGTCCCCCACCCCGCCCCGCTCGGTCAAGATCGGCGACGCCGCCGCGTTCGCCGGCACGACCCCGCGGGCGATCCGCCACTACCACCGCATCGGCCTGCTGCCGGAGCCCGAGCGCGGCGCCGACGACCGCCGGCGCTACGGGCACGACGACATGATGCGGCTGCTGTGGATCCTGCGGACCGTCGACGCCGGGATCGCCCTGGCCGACATCCGCGACGCGTTCCTCGACGCGGGGCCGACGGACGCCGGCGCGGGATCCGGCGACGCGGAGGCGGACGCGCGCCCCGACACCGACGCGATGCTGGAGCGGCTGGATGCCTCGCTCGCGGAGCGCGAGGCGGAGATCGGGCGGCAGCGCCTCGCCGTGCAGCGCATGCGCGCCCGCGGCAGCCGGCTCGGGCTCCTCTCCGACTTCGTCGCGCGGCGGCTCGACGACCTGCCCGCGGGATCCGTCCGCCCGGCCGACCTCGACGCCCTGCTCGTGATGGAGCGCATGTTCGGCCCGCTGGGCGCCGCCGTGCACGCCTCGCGGGCCGTCGCGCTCGCCACCCATCCGGAGCTGCGCGCGCAGGCCGACCGGGTCGACGCCGCCGAGGAGGCGCTCGACGACTCCGTCGCGGTGGACGATCCGCGCGTCGCGGAGGTCGCCGCCGAGCGGCATGCGTTCGAGCGCGCGCTGGACGCGGCCATCCGCGAGTCGGGCCAGCACGAGGACGACGACGCCCTCTTCGACGAGTGGGAGCGGCTGCATCCCGACGGCTCCGACGGCAGCGCGGACGAGCCCGGCGCGGGTCCCTCGCGGGGGCACGGGTCCCTGACCGCGGCGCAGGCCCTCACGCGGATGCCCTACGACCTCTCCCCCGCCCGCCTCCGCTGCATGGAGCTGGTCGTGGAGCTGAGCATGCCCGACTGGGCTGACGCGTAG
- a CDS encoding ABC transporter permease encodes MSATTIRPPLAPTPAPGPGAAPRPPRRRMRLRLDSLPTVAALVILLAMLAYGEIAYGRILQAATLSNLLINNAHVIVLAVGLTFVILTGGIDLSVGAIVAVSSVAGVLLANAGWNPWVVMLLMILIGTASGVVSGVLIQFFDVQPFIATLAMMFLGRGLASILSTVPERLDDESPLRSLATNMKVVDGPKVNDVVTTPGVLVALVVVAVAFFVLHRTRLGRTVYATGGSEQSAALMGLPVRRTKLAVYVISGTLAGLASVIYTARLGSAQNITGIGWELDAIAATVIGGTLLTGGVGFVLGSVVGALVLGLMNVLITRDGGIPPEATTIITGGILLVFVLLQRAVMARRRRT; translated from the coding sequence ATGAGCGCCACGACGATCCGCCCGCCCCTCGCCCCGACGCCCGCGCCGGGACCCGGCGCGGCGCCCCGCCCGCCGCGGCGCCGCATGCGCCTCCGCCTCGACTCGCTGCCGACCGTCGCCGCCCTGGTGATCCTGCTCGCGATGCTGGCCTACGGGGAGATCGCGTACGGCCGCATCCTGCAGGCCGCGACGCTGTCGAACCTGCTGATCAACAACGCCCACGTCATCGTGCTCGCCGTGGGCCTCACGTTCGTGATTCTCACGGGCGGCATCGACCTGTCCGTCGGCGCGATCGTCGCCGTCAGCAGCGTGGCCGGGGTGCTGCTCGCGAACGCGGGGTGGAACCCGTGGGTCGTGATGTTGCTGATGATCCTCATCGGCACGGCCTCCGGCGTCGTCTCGGGCGTGCTCATCCAGTTCTTCGACGTGCAGCCCTTCATCGCGACGCTCGCCATGATGTTCCTCGGCCGCGGCCTCGCCTCCATCCTCAGCACGGTGCCCGAGCGCCTGGACGACGAGTCGCCCCTGCGCTCGCTCGCGACGAACATGAAGGTGGTCGACGGGCCGAAGGTCAACGACGTGGTGACCACGCCGGGCGTGCTCGTCGCGCTCGTGGTGGTGGCGGTCGCGTTCTTCGTGCTGCACCGCACGCGCCTCGGCCGCACGGTGTACGCGACCGGCGGATCCGAGCAGTCGGCCGCCCTCATGGGCCTGCCCGTGCGCCGCACGAAGCTCGCCGTCTACGTGATCAGCGGCACGCTCGCCGGCCTCGCCTCGGTGATCTACACGGCCCGGCTCGGCAGCGCGCAGAACATCACCGGCATCGGCTGGGAGCTCGACGCGATCGCCGCGACCGTGATCGGCGGCACCCTCCTCACGGGCGGAGTCGGCTTCGTGCTCGGCTCGGTCGTGGGCGCGCTCGTGCTGGGCCTGATGAACGTGCTGATCACGCGTGACGGCGGCATCCCGCCCGAGGCGACGACCATCATCACGGGCGGGATCCTGCTGGTGTTCGTGCTGCTGCAGCGCGCGGTGATGGCGAGGCGGCGGCGGACGTAG
- a CDS encoding ABC transporter permease gives MSGTTTPAARPLADLLHRPWFWGSVAIILLLAVNVAKDPGYLALSVNPDTGNLVGNLVDILRAAAPVLMIAVGMCLVIATGGIDLSVGSIMVVAGAVSMEFLKAAGSDSLGVALGAMGLALLIAGVLGAVNGMLVSVVGLQPFISTLVIMLAGRGLAKVITAGQNTAAANEPFRWVANGYIVGLPVVFLLAVLITIGVAVLVRRSALGLMIEAIGMDPQAARLAGLDRRALLFTAYIASGLLAGVAGIFATASVMTVDVSRTGYQLELDAILAVVIGGTSLAGGKFHLLGAAVGALLIATLDKTVVFLGISSSATPAFKAIVIVALCLLQSRRVRALFTRRRTATPPAVPTEKEAVPA, from the coding sequence ATGAGCGGCACGACCACCCCGGCGGCGCGCCCGCTCGCCGACCTGCTGCACCGGCCCTGGTTCTGGGGATCGGTCGCGATCATCCTGCTGCTGGCGGTGAACGTCGCGAAGGACCCGGGCTACCTCGCCCTCTCGGTGAACCCCGACACGGGCAACCTCGTGGGGAACCTCGTCGACATCCTCCGGGCCGCCGCGCCCGTGCTGATGATCGCGGTCGGCATGTGCCTCGTGATCGCCACCGGCGGCATCGACCTCAGCGTCGGCTCGATCATGGTGGTCGCCGGCGCCGTCTCGATGGAGTTCCTCAAGGCCGCCGGATCCGACTCGCTCGGCGTCGCGCTCGGCGCCATGGGGCTCGCGCTCCTCATCGCCGGGGTGCTCGGCGCGGTCAACGGCATGCTCGTCTCCGTCGTGGGGCTGCAGCCGTTCATCAGCACGCTCGTGATCATGCTCGCCGGCCGCGGCCTCGCGAAGGTCATCACGGCCGGGCAGAACACGGCCGCCGCCAACGAGCCGTTCCGCTGGGTCGCGAACGGCTACATCGTGGGGCTGCCGGTCGTGTTCCTGCTGGCCGTGCTGATCACTATCGGCGTCGCCGTGCTCGTGCGGCGGAGCGCGCTCGGCCTGATGATCGAGGCCATCGGCATGGACCCGCAGGCCGCGCGCCTCGCGGGCCTCGACCGGCGCGCGCTCCTGTTCACGGCGTACATCGCGAGCGGACTGCTCGCGGGCGTCGCCGGGATCTTCGCGACCGCCAGCGTCATGACGGTCGACGTCTCCCGCACCGGCTACCAGCTGGAGCTCGACGCGATCCTCGCGGTCGTCATCGGCGGCACCTCGCTCGCGGGCGGCAAGTTCCACCTGCTCGGAGCCGCCGTCGGCGCGCTCCTCATCGCGACCCTCGACAAGACGGTCGTGTTCCTCGGCATCTCGTCCTCGGCCACGCCCGCCTTCAAGGCGATCGTCATCGTGGCGCTCTGCCTCCTGCAGTCCCGGCGCGTGCGTGCGCTGTTCACCCGGCGCCGCACCGCGACGCCCCCCGCCGTGCCGACCGAGAAGGAGGCCGTGCCCGCATGA
- a CDS encoding sugar ABC transporter ATP-binding protein has protein sequence MQAPRPIVEMQGITISFPGVKALDAVDLRLFPGEVHTLMGENGAGKSTLIKALTGVYGIDSGRVVVDGSERRLSGTADAQAAGISTVYQEVNLCGNLTIGENVMLGYERRGRFGIDWKGTHAAASAVLARVGLAHLDPRTPLSALSLALQQLVAISRATVIDAKVLILDEPTSSLDADEVEGLFRVMRRLRDEGVAILFVSHFLDQVFAISDRLTVLRNGRLVGEHLTRDIDRAGLIALMIGKDLQALRSLDRERASRQVADGEPVYRATGIGRRGSLDATDVELRRGEVVGLAGLLGSGRTELARLLYGVDKPDSGSVTMDGRPVAISSPAKALKHRIAFSSENRRDEGIIRDLSVRENLVLAVQAKRGWARPLPRKEKDRIVAKYLTELNVRPADPDRPIRNLSGGNQQKVLLGRWLATEPELLILDEPTRGIDVGAKAEIQEQVAALADTGVAVVFISSELEEVVRLSDRILVLKDHRKIAELEAGPDVTAESIVAAIAEEGVSDVDLGAVPDPAATPPASAASASAAPASAGAPPATTQEARR, from the coding sequence ATGCAGGCACCCCGCCCGATCGTCGAGATGCAGGGCATCACCATCTCCTTCCCCGGCGTCAAGGCGCTCGACGCCGTCGACCTCCGCCTGTTCCCCGGCGAGGTCCACACGCTCATGGGCGAGAACGGCGCCGGCAAGTCGACGCTGATCAAGGCGCTCACGGGCGTCTACGGCATCGACTCCGGCCGCGTGGTCGTGGACGGCAGCGAGCGGCGCCTCTCCGGCACCGCCGACGCGCAGGCCGCTGGGATCTCCACGGTCTACCAGGAGGTCAACCTCTGCGGGAACCTCACCATCGGCGAGAACGTCATGCTCGGCTACGAGCGGCGCGGCCGGTTCGGCATCGACTGGAAGGGCACGCACGCCGCGGCCTCCGCGGTGCTGGCGCGCGTGGGGCTCGCCCACCTGGATCCGCGCACCCCGCTCTCCGCGCTCAGCCTCGCGCTGCAGCAGCTCGTCGCCATCAGCCGCGCGACCGTCATCGACGCCAAGGTGCTGATCCTCGACGAGCCCACCTCCAGCCTCGACGCCGACGAGGTCGAGGGCCTCTTCCGCGTGATGCGGCGCCTCCGCGACGAGGGCGTCGCCATCCTCTTCGTCTCCCACTTCCTCGACCAGGTCTTCGCGATCAGCGACCGGCTCACGGTGCTGCGCAACGGCAGGCTCGTGGGCGAGCACCTCACGCGCGACATCGACCGCGCGGGCCTCATCGCCCTGATGATCGGCAAGGACCTGCAGGCCCTCCGCTCCCTCGACCGCGAGCGCGCCTCGCGGCAGGTGGCCGACGGCGAACCCGTGTACCGCGCCACCGGGATCGGCCGGCGCGGCTCGCTCGACGCGACCGACGTCGAGCTCCGCCGCGGCGAGGTCGTGGGCCTCGCCGGGCTGCTCGGATCCGGCCGCACCGAGCTCGCGCGCCTCCTCTACGGCGTCGACAAGCCCGACTCCGGATCCGTGACCATGGACGGCCGACCCGTCGCCATCTCCTCCCCGGCGAAGGCGCTGAAGCACCGCATCGCGTTCTCGAGCGAGAACCGGCGCGACGAGGGGATCATCCGCGACCTCAGCGTGCGGGAGAACCTCGTGCTCGCCGTGCAGGCGAAGCGCGGCTGGGCGCGTCCCCTGCCGCGCAAGGAGAAGGACCGGATCGTCGCGAAGTACCTCACCGAGCTCAACGTGCGGCCCGCCGACCCCGACCGGCCCATCCGGAACCTGTCGGGCGGCAACCAGCAGAAGGTCCTGCTCGGGCGGTGGCTCGCGACCGAGCCGGAGCTCCTGATCCTCGACGAGCCGACCCGCGGGATCGACGTGGGCGCCAAGGCCGAGATCCAGGAGCAGGTGGCGGCCCTCGCCGACACGGGCGTCGCCGTCGTGTTCATCTCCTCGGAGCTCGAGGAGGTGGTGCGCCTCAGCGACCGGATCCTCGTGCTCAAGGACCACCGCAAGATCGCCGAGCTCGAGGCCGGGCCCGACGTGACGGCCGAGTCGATCGTCGCGGCGATCGCGGAGGAGGGCGTCTCCGACGTCGACCTCGGCGCCGTGCCCGACCCCGCCGCGACCCCTCCGGCGAGCGCCGCCTCGGCGTCCGCCGCACCCGCATCCGCCGGCGCCCCGCCCGCGACCACCCAGGAGGCCCGCCGATGA
- a CDS encoding ABC transporter substrate-binding protein — protein sequence MSTKRRIATIAAAGAIALGLAACNSNSGTGSTAGGAADSGGETATVGFVAVGPEGAWRQANEKDIQDTFTKEAGFDLKYAPATNNDQKSQIDAFTSFVDEGVDVILLSATEGSGWEDSLERAKEAEIPVVLIDRGIEPDDDSLYATRIAPDNIAVSSSVADWAKTALPEGGKYFTLEGPAGVSVVNERNEGWDEVIGAESSFTKVGAQTANWSTEEAKSVFETVLKSNANDVQMVFAQNDEMGLGAVQAVEEAGLTPGEDVKIATIDGTKGALQALTDGKLSFVAEYNPLFGGTALEAVQALLDGESVESSIVVPSDVFDSPEKAATALPDRKF from the coding sequence ATGTCCACGAAGAGGCGCATCGCCACCATCGCCGCGGCCGGGGCCATCGCCCTCGGCCTCGCGGCCTGCAACAGCAACTCCGGCACCGGGTCCACCGCGGGCGGCGCCGCCGACAGCGGCGGCGAGACCGCCACCGTCGGCTTCGTCGCCGTCGGCCCCGAGGGCGCCTGGCGCCAGGCCAACGAGAAGGACATCCAGGACACCTTCACGAAGGAGGCCGGGTTCGACCTCAAGTACGCGCCCGCCACCAACAACGACCAGAAGTCGCAGATCGACGCGTTCACGTCGTTCGTCGACGAGGGCGTCGACGTGATCCTGCTCTCGGCCACCGAGGGATCCGGCTGGGAGGACTCGCTCGAGCGCGCCAAGGAGGCCGAGATCCCCGTGGTCCTCATCGACCGCGGCATCGAGCCCGACGACGACTCGCTCTACGCGACCCGCATCGCGCCCGACAACATCGCCGTGAGCTCGTCGGTCGCCGACTGGGCGAAGACCGCGCTGCCCGAGGGCGGCAAGTACTTCACGCTCGAGGGCCCGGCCGGCGTCTCCGTCGTGAACGAGCGCAACGAGGGCTGGGACGAGGTCATCGGCGCCGAGAGCTCCTTCACGAAGGTCGGCGCGCAGACCGCCAACTGGTCCACCGAGGAGGCGAAGAGCGTCTTCGAGACCGTGCTCAAGTCGAACGCGAACGACGTGCAGATGGTCTTCGCGCAGAACGACGAGATGGGCCTCGGCGCCGTCCAGGCCGTCGAGGAGGCGGGCCTCACGCCCGGCGAGGACGTGAAGATCGCGACCATCGACGGCACGAAGGGCGCGCTGCAGGCGCTGACCGACGGCAAGCTCAGCTTCGTCGCCGAGTACAACCCGCTGTTCGGCGGCACCGCGCTCGAGGCCGTGCAGGCGCTGCTCGACGGCGAGAGCGTCGAGTCGTCGATCGTCGTCCCGTCCGACGTGTTCGACTCGCCCGAGAAGGCCGCCACCGCGCTGCCCGACCGGAAGTTCTAG
- a CDS encoding sugar ABC transporter ATP-binding protein, whose product MRHARGSTTIRPTGPTVAAAEARAGAAPDARADPARAADRAGVTSGPVVRMTGITVTFPNGTALDGVDLDLYPGEVHALLGENGAGKSTLIKALLGVHRIDAGEIRVDGAPVRLGGPADARALGIQAAFQESHLVENLSVGENVMLGHEERRRLGISWRATHQRAAAMLAELGLADLDPRARLGDLSPASRQLVSIARAMVDRPRVLVLDEPTSSLDADDVERLFRVIRGLRDQGVAILFVSHFLEQVLALSDRMTVLRGGVKEGDHFTHEIDRADIVARMVGQDVAHLKRIGSERRAHRVDPIGPPLYRAAGVARQGMLRPVDLELHPGEVVGIAGLRGSGRTELARLLAGADRADGGVVTLGGRDVVIDRPVDALRHRVALSAEDRGAEGLIGELSVRENIVLALQALRGWAHPLSRAERQDLVERHIEHFGITPADPATPAGQLSGGNQQKVLLARWLAIRPRVLILDEPTRGVDIRAKVDIQAHIAQLALDGVAVVFISSAFEELVRVSDRIVVLKDREKIGELSNGPGVTVDTIVELIAAPGDDEDEDAFPLPELPHPPAPPLRPRSR is encoded by the coding sequence GTGCGTCACGCACGGGGATCGACGACGATCCGCCCGACCGGCCCGACGGTCGCCGCCGCGGAGGCGCGCGCGGGTGCCGCGCCGGACGCCCGGGCCGACCCCGCGCGGGCCGCCGATCGCGCCGGCGTCACGTCCGGCCCCGTCGTGCGCATGACGGGCATCACCGTGACGTTCCCCAACGGCACCGCGCTCGACGGCGTCGACCTCGACCTCTACCCCGGCGAGGTGCACGCGCTCCTCGGCGAGAACGGCGCGGGGAAGTCGACGCTCATCAAGGCGCTGCTCGGCGTGCACCGGATCGACGCGGGCGAGATCCGCGTCGACGGCGCGCCCGTGCGCCTCGGCGGGCCGGCGGACGCGCGCGCCCTCGGGATCCAGGCCGCGTTCCAGGAGTCGCACCTCGTGGAGAACCTCAGCGTGGGCGAGAACGTGATGCTCGGCCACGAGGAGCGCCGCCGCCTCGGCATCTCCTGGCGCGCCACCCACCAGCGCGCCGCCGCGATGCTCGCGGAGCTCGGCCTCGCCGACCTCGATCCCCGCGCGCGCCTCGGCGACCTCTCCCCCGCCAGCCGCCAGCTCGTCTCCATCGCGCGCGCCATGGTCGACCGGCCGCGCGTGCTGGTGCTCGACGAGCCGACCTCCAGCCTCGACGCCGACGACGTGGAGCGGCTCTTCCGCGTGATCCGGGGCCTCCGGGACCAGGGCGTCGCCATCCTCTTCGTCTCCCACTTCCTCGAGCAGGTGCTCGCCCTCAGCGACCGGATGACCGTGCTGCGCGGCGGCGTGAAGGAGGGCGACCACTTCACCCACGAGATCGACCGGGCCGACATCGTCGCGCGCATGGTCGGGCAGGACGTCGCGCACCTCAAGCGCATCGGCTCGGAGCGGCGCGCGCACCGGGTCGATCCGATCGGACCGCCGCTCTACCGCGCCGCCGGCGTCGCCCGGCAGGGGATGCTCCGGCCGGTCGACCTGGAGCTGCACCCGGGCGAGGTGGTGGGCATCGCGGGCCTCCGCGGATCCGGCCGCACCGAGCTCGCGCGCCTGCTCGCGGGCGCCGACCGGGCCGACGGCGGCGTGGTGACGCTCGGCGGGCGCGACGTCGTGATCGACCGGCCGGTCGACGCGCTCCGGCACCGCGTCGCGCTCTCGGCGGAGGACCGAGGCGCCGAGGGCCTCATCGGCGAGCTCAGCGTGCGGGAGAACATCGTGCTCGCGCTCCAGGCGCTGCGCGGCTGGGCGCATCCGCTGTCGCGTGCCGAGCGCCAGGACCTCGTGGAGCGGCACATCGAGCACTTCGGGATCACGCCCGCGGATCCCGCGACCCCGGCCGGCCAGCTCTCCGGCGGCAACCAGCAGAAGGTGCTGCTCGCGCGCTGGCTCGCGATCCGCCCGCGCGTGCTGATCCTCGACGAGCCGACCCGCGGCGTCGACATCCGCGCGAAGGTCGACATCCAGGCCCACATCGCCCAGCTCGCGCTCGACGGCGTCGCGGTCGTCTTCATATCGAGCGCGTTCGAGGAGCTCGTGCGGGTGAGCGACCGGATCGTGGTGCTCAAGGACCGGGAGAAGATCGGCGAGCTGAGCAACGGGCCGGGCGTCACGGTCGACACCATCGTCGAGCTGATCGCGGCGCCGGGCGACGACGAGGACGAGGACGCGTTCCCGCTGCCGGAGCTCCCGCACCCGCCCGCTCCGCCGCTCCGACCCCGCTCGCGGTGA
- a CDS encoding LacI family DNA-binding transcriptional regulator: protein MSVRSGGERLGLREVAERAGVSHMTVSRVLNGHPQVKESTRQRVLEVVAELDFRPNSAARELVTQRALRIGVLIESAVEFGPSSILRAIERSARDGGYSVASFALRDDEDATPEEAVRHLTGQGIDALCVVAPRSSSVAVLRTITAGLPTLVVKAEKDPAFLTVSVDQSAGTRLAVDHLASLGHRDVLHVSGPLDWLDARARERAFHARTRAWGMRERPIVIGDWSSDFGYDFAKGLASVPEYTAVFVANDEMALGVIHGLHDRGIRVPEDLSVVGFDDLPVSRHFLPPLTTVKQDFPALGALVVDVLIAAIEGREIPRSSRIPAELVVRDSSAAARRVD from the coding sequence GTGAGCGTCAGGAGCGGCGGCGAGCGGCTCGGGCTCCGCGAGGTCGCGGAGCGGGCGGGCGTCTCGCACATGACCGTCTCGCGCGTGCTCAACGGGCACCCGCAGGTGAAGGAGTCGACCCGGCAGCGCGTGCTCGAGGTCGTGGCCGAGCTCGACTTCCGGCCGAACAGCGCGGCGCGCGAGCTCGTCACCCAGCGGGCGCTGCGGATCGGCGTGCTCATCGAGAGCGCGGTGGAGTTCGGGCCGTCGAGCATCCTGCGCGCCATCGAGCGGTCGGCGCGCGACGGCGGCTACTCGGTCGCGTCCTTCGCGCTCCGCGACGACGAGGACGCGACGCCCGAGGAGGCCGTGCGCCACCTCACGGGCCAGGGCATCGACGCGCTCTGCGTCGTGGCCCCGCGCTCGTCGTCGGTCGCCGTGCTCCGCACCATCACCGCCGGCCTGCCGACGCTCGTGGTGAAGGCGGAGAAGGACCCGGCGTTCCTCACGGTCTCGGTCGACCAGTCCGCGGGCACGCGCCTCGCGGTCGACCATCTCGCGAGCCTCGGCCACCGCGACGTGCTGCACGTGTCCGGCCCGCTCGACTGGCTCGACGCGCGCGCCCGCGAGCGCGCCTTCCACGCGCGCACCCGGGCGTGGGGCATGCGCGAGCGGCCCATCGTCATCGGCGACTGGTCGAGCGACTTCGGCTACGACTTCGCGAAGGGGCTCGCCTCCGTGCCGGAGTACACGGCCGTCTTCGTGGCGAACGACGAGATGGCGCTCGGCGTGATCCACGGGCTGCACGACCGCGGGATCCGGGTGCCGGAGGACCTCAGCGTCGTCGGCTTCGACGACCTGCCGGTCTCGCGTCACTTCCTCCCGCCGCTCACCACGGTGAAGCAGGACTTCCCGGCGCTCGGCGCGCTCGTGGTCGACGTGCTCATCGCGGCGATCGAGGGGCGCGAGATCCCGCGGTCGAGCCGGATCCCGGCCGAGCTCGTCGTGCGCGACTCCAGCGCCGCCGCCCGCCGCGTCGACTGA
- a CDS encoding alpha/beta hydrolase — translation MSPVGFGGATLALGAVSAAAGVAHGWVMQRRAGRGYAGYHPQSVVAPSGNLIVDHHAGLDRDDVVVLLGGLLSSASTVAALGDAIRRGHPDQGGAEAAPGVLLHDRAGYGSSRVLTARPFSLAEAVQDLHAAIAEMVPARSRIHLVGHSLGGLLAFRYARFARDAGIDRDLGSITLLDPTHPGELVASRAQYLGAEGLDLSIGLAPETMALGGGLLLVRSEAMAYAEGNPYAGRMWADATSVVTLRAARREWRFLHPMMLDWTGGLGEVDCAVHVIAAGETVRTIPRHEELYEEYLATSGRSSYNVVAGADHQTLVAQPAVVARLHDLLVAGRVWSPA, via the coding sequence GTGAGCCCCGTGGGCTTCGGCGGCGCCACCCTGGCGCTCGGCGCGGTCTCCGCGGCGGCCGGCGTCGCGCACGGATGGGTGATGCAGCGTCGCGCGGGCCGCGGCTACGCGGGCTACCACCCGCAGAGCGTCGTCGCCCCGAGCGGCAACCTCATCGTCGACCACCACGCCGGCCTCGACCGGGACGACGTCGTCGTCCTGCTCGGAGGGCTGCTGTCCTCCGCGTCGACGGTCGCCGCGCTCGGCGACGCGATCCGCCGGGGGCACCCCGATCAGGGGGGAGCGGAGGCCGCACCGGGCGTGCTGCTGCACGACCGGGCCGGCTACGGATCGTCCCGCGTGCTCACCGCCCGGCCCTTCAGCCTGGCGGAGGCCGTCCAGGACCTCCACGCCGCCATCGCCGAGATGGTCCCGGCGCGCTCCAGGATCCACCTGGTCGGTCACTCGCTGGGCGGACTGCTCGCCTTCCGGTACGCGCGCTTCGCCCGGGACGCGGGCATCGACCGGGACCTCGGCTCCATCACCCTGCTCGACCCGACGCACCCGGGGGAGCTCGTGGCGAGCCGGGCCCAGTACCTGGGGGCGGAGGGCCTCGACCTGTCCATCGGCCTGGCCCCGGAGACCATGGCGCTGGGCGGCGGCCTGCTCCTCGTGCGCTCCGAGGCCATGGCCTACGCCGAGGGGAACCCGTACGCGGGACGCATGTGGGCGGACGCCACCAGCGTGGTCACCCTCCGTGCCGCGCGGCGCGAATGGCGCTTCCTGCATCCGATGATGCTCGACTGGACCGGCGGTCTCGGAGAGGTGGACTGCGCCGTCCACGTGATCGCCGCCGGCGAGACCGTGCGCACGATCCCGCGCCACGAGGAGCTCTACGAGGAGTACCTGGCGACCAGCGGCCGGAGCAGCTACAACGTGGTCGCCGGGGCGGACCACCAGACGCTGGTCGCCCAGCCCGCGGTCGTGGCCCGGCTGCACGACCTCCTGGTCGCCGGACGCGTCTGGAGCCCGGCATGA
- a CDS encoding class I SAM-dependent methyltransferase: MTAGFSVTADVGAEGYDRVMDALAPPEVTASALADVLRPGDAVLDVGCGTGRATRSIAERVASVVALDLSGDMLERFAARGVPGNVELRVGDVRDADAVPAASVDLVVCLLGGLQYVADRDVQARVLENVRRWVRPGGRIAVELFERSAYEALMGRHRVPLVLDGVTWWLDMEVTRDGELFTCVSAVHPEGAPGSASGFTEVFRPTDADEALALLADAGFEGIRIEHDHANHGFLWASAETPREPRTTRADHAPASPAVREPGPAHDGRRTTSLPDEERL; this comes from the coding sequence GTGACCGCCGGCTTCTCCGTGACGGCGGACGTGGGCGCCGAGGGGTACGACCGCGTGATGGACGCGCTGGCGCCGCCCGAGGTCACCGCGTCCGCGCTCGCGGACGTGCTGCGACCGGGCGACGCGGTGCTGGACGTCGGATGCGGCACCGGCCGCGCCACGCGGTCCATCGCCGAGCGGGTGGCGTCCGTGGTGGCGCTGGACCTGTCGGGCGACATGCTGGAGCGCTTCGCCGCTCGCGGCGTGCCCGGCAACGTCGAGCTGCGCGTCGGGGACGTCCGGGACGCCGACGCGGTGCCGGCCGCCTCGGTCGACCTGGTGGTCTGCCTGCTCGGCGGCCTCCAGTACGTGGCGGACCGCGATGTGCAGGCGCGCGTGCTCGAGAACGTGCGACGCTGGGTGCGTCCGGGAGGCCGCATCGCGGTGGAGCTCTTCGAGCGCTCCGCCTACGAGGCGCTGATGGGACGACACCGGGTGCCCCTGGTGCTCGACGGGGTCACCTGGTGGCTCGACATGGAGGTCACGCGCGACGGCGAGCTGTTCACCTGCGTGAGCGCCGTGCACCCCGAGGGCGCGCCGGGCTCCGCGTCCGGCTTCACCGAGGTGTTCCGTCCGACGGACGCCGACGAGGCGCTCGCGCTCCTGGCCGACGCGGGATTCGAGGGCATCCGCATCGAACACGACCACGCCAACCACGGCTTCCTGTGGGCGTCCGCCGAGACGCCCCGGGAGCCGCGCACCACCCGAGCCGACCACGCCCCCGCATCCCCGGCGGTGCGGGAGCCCGGCCCGGCGCACGACGGGCGGCGGACGACGTCGCTCCCCGACGAAGAGAGGCTCTGA